GCCTGCCGGCGGAGAACGCCGCGATCCGTCGCGGTGCCGACCCGCGTGAGTGGACCTACCAGAACATCGCCCAGCAGAAGGCCGCCTTCCAGCAGTACGGCGTCTCGTTCGACTGGTCGCGCGTGCTGCACACCTCCGACCCGGAGTACTACCGCTGGAACCAGTGGCTGTTTCTGAAGATGTACGAGCGCGGTCTGGCCTATCGCAAGAAGAGCCCGGTGAACTGGTGCCCCAACGACCAGACGGTGCTCGCGAACGAGCAGGTCGTCGACGGTCGCTGCGAGCGCTGCGGCGCCGAGGTCGTGAAGAAGAAGCTCACGCAGTGGTACTTCAAGATCACCGACTACGCAGACCGCCTGCTCGATGACCTGAACCAGCTCGAGGGCTTCTGGCCGCACAAGGTGCTGCAGATGCAGCGCAACTGGATCGGTCGCTCGGTCGGTGCGGACGTGGACTTCACGATCGAGGGCCGCGATGGCGCCGTCACCGTGTTCTCGACGCGCCCCGACACCCTGCACGGTGCGACCTTCTTCGTCGTCGCTCCCGACTCCGATCTGGCGGCGGAGCTCGCTGCGGATGCTCCGGAAGAGGTGCGTGCGCGCTTCACGGACTACCTGACGCAGGTGCAGAAGACGAGCGAGATCGATCGTCAGTCGACCGACCGCCCGAAGACCGGTGTGTTCCTGGAGCGCTACGCGATCAACCCGGTCAACGGCGAGCGCCTGCCGATCTGGGCAGCCGACTACGTGCTGGCCGACTACGGTCACGGTGCGGTCATGGCCGTGCCCGCCCATGACCAGCGCGACCTCGACTTCGCCCGCGCCTTCGATCTGCCCGTCAAGGTCGTCGTCGACACGACAGCGCCGATCACGGGAGCGATGCCCGTCGTCGAGGTCGACGCCGATGGCGTGCCTATCGACGCGGCGGCGACGCTCGAGGAGCAGCACCCGGCGCAGACCGGTGTCGCCCTCGTCGGCGACGGTCGGATGATCAACTCGGGTGAGCTGAATGGCCTCTCCAAGCGCACTGCGATCGCTCGCACGATCGAGAAGCTCGAGGCAGCCGGAACAGGGCGGGCGGCGAAGAACTACCGCCTGCGCGACTGGCTGATCTCTCGCCAGCGCTTCTGGGGCACGCCGATCCCGATGCTGCACACGCAGGACGGCGGCATCGTGCCGGTCTCCGAAGAGCAGCTGCCGGTGCGCCTGCCGAGCGTCGAGGGTCTCGACCTCTCGCCGAAGGGCACGTCGCCCCTGGGCGCTGCAGAGTCGTGGGTGCGCACGGTCGACCCGACGACGGGGGAGCCGGCCCTGCGCGACCCCGACACGATGGACACGTTCGTCGACAGCTCCTGGTACTTCCTGCGCTTCCTGTCTCCGGGTAACGAAGAGGCCGCCTTCACGCCCGAGGACGCACGACGCTGGGCACCGGTCGACTCGTACATCGGTGGTGTCGAGCACGCGATCCTGCACCTGCTGTACGCGCGCTTCCTCACCAAGGTTCTGTTCGACATGGGTCTGGTCGACTTCACCGAGCCGTTCTCCAGCCTCATCAACCAGGGCATGGTGATCCTCAACGGGCAGAAGATGTCCAAGAGCAAGGGCAACCTGGTGCTGTTCCAGCAGGAGCTCGAGGCGCACGGCGCGGATGCGCTGCGCGTCGGCCTCGCCTTCGCGGGTCCAGTGGAAGACGACAAGGACTGGGCGGATGTCTCGATGACGGGCGCGCAGAAGTTCCTGTCCCGTGCGCTGCGTATCGCCCGCGAAGTGCAGTCTCCGGTCGGCGCACCGTTCGCCCAGGGTGATGTGACGCTGCGTCGCGTGACCCACCGTCTGCTCGCGGACGCGCCGGGACTCGTCGAGCACACCAAGTTCAACGTGCTCGTGGCTCGTCTCATGGACCTCGTCAACAGCACCCGCAAGGCGATCGACGTGGGCGCCGGCGCCGCAGATCCGGCTGTCCGCGAAGCGGCAGAGACGGTCGCCGTGATGCTCGACCTCATCGCGCCGCACACTGCCGAGGAGATGTGGGAGGCTCTCGGACACGAGCCATCGGTCGGACTCGTCGTCTGGCGTCAGCCCGAAGCAGACATGCTCGTGGAAGACACGGTCACGACGGCCGTGCAGATCAACGGCAAGGTGCGCAGCACTCTGGAGGTTCCCGCGCGAATCAGCGACACCGAACTGGAGGCGCTCGCCCGCGCTGACGAGAAGGTGCAGCGTGCGCTTGAGGGCAAGGAGATCGTTCGCGTGATCGTCCGCGCTCCGAAGATCGTCAACTTCGCCGTCAAGGGCTGAGTTCGAAACAGCTGACAACGCGGCACTACGGCTTCGGCCGGGTGCCGCGTTGCTGTCTCTGGGCGTCATCCGGTTCTGCACAGACGTGGGACGTCCGGAATTCTCCACTGACGATGTGAACCAGGCAGACGGGGAAACTGCGCGAGCCTAGCGTCGAGGTGTGCCCACTTCGCCCGTTCTCGCACCGGAATCTCCCGATGATGACGAGGAACTCGCACCGGCTCCGCGTCGCTTCCGGTTGAGTGTCGGTGCCGCGGTGGTGGTCGGCCTCATCGTGCTGTCAGCGATCGTGGGCGTCGCCCTGGTGCAGGGCCAGGTCCGCCCCGCGGAGGCCATCGAGTGGGACGCCGTCGAAGAGAACGGCGCGCCGCGAGGAGCCGAGGCCTACGTGCATGTCCTCGGCGAAGTCGTGAATCCCGGGCTCTATGTGCTCGGGGCCGACGCACGCGTCGCAGATGCTCTGGCGGCAGCGGGAGGCACGACCGAGACCGCCGATCTGCAGAGCATCAACCTCGCCCGTCTGGTGAGCGATGGTGAGCAGCTGGTCGTCGCCGCATTGGGGGCTCCCGGTGCGGCGACCGTGCCTGGGGCCACCTCGGACGGAATGATCGACCTGAACACGGCGGATTCCGCAGCTCTGGAGGAGCTCCCGCGGATCGGCCCCGCGATCGCAGAGCGCATCATCGCGTGGCGGGAGGAGAACGGAAGGTTCCAGTCGGTGGACGATCTCCTCGCCGTCCCGGGCATCGGTGAGAAGCTGCTCGCCGGGCTGCGCAGCAAGGTGCGGGTGTGAAGGGTCGCGACCTGCGGCTGCTGCCCGTGGCACTGTGCGCGTGGGCATCAGCGCTGCTGTGCGTGTTCATGCCGCACCTGTCGGCGACCGTGATGCTTGTCGCGCTCGGTAGCGCCGTCGTTGCAGGCCGCGCCGAGTGGATCCGGCGTCGTACGCGGAGAGGGACGGCTCGGGTGTGGCAGAGGCGTCTGCGAGCGGCGGCCGGGATGGTCGTCGTCTGTCTTGCTGCCGTCGCAGGTCCTGCACTCACCGTCCTGATCGTGTCCCCGGAACGAGCGCAGGTTGCAGCCCTCGAGGGCGCCACCGTGGACGTCGTCGTCGAGGTGCTGTCGAATCCATCGCCGGGTTCCGACGGGCGGTTATGGGCGGATGCTCATGCCGTTGCTGCCGCGCGTCCTGGTCACGGAATTCAGGAGACGAGCGCGCCGGTGCGGCTGGGAATTGCCGCAGATGCGGTCGAGGGTGGCCTCGCTCCGGGCACGCAGATCCGCCTGCGCGCTGAGGCGAAACGAGCGGGTCCGGGGGAGCGGGCGGTTGTGGTGCTCTTCGGGCAGGGTTCCGCGGTTGTCGCCGACCGAGGCGGCTTCATCCCGGAACAGGCAGACCGCGTGCGGATGGCACTCATCGAGCGGGCGCTGCGCCTGCCCGCTCCGGGCGCAGCGCTCTTGCCTGGCCTCGCCGTGGGTGACACACGCGCCGTCGACGAGAAGCTCAACGACGCGATGCTCGCGAGTGGGCTCTCGCACCTGACGGCGGTGAGCGGGTCGAACTGCGCGATCGTGACCGCGGCGGCGTTCGGCGTGGTTGCGCTGCTCGGGGGAGGGCGGACATTGCGCATCATCGTCGCCGCGGTGAGCCTCGCAGGATTCGTGGTTCTCGTGACCCCCGAGCCCAGCGTGATTCGCGCCGCTGCCATGGCGGGGGTTGCAATGCTCAGTCTGCTGCTCGGACGCCCGCGGGCGGGCTTCGCCGTGCTGCTGCTCGCGGTCACAGTGCTCCTGATCGCAGACCCCTGGTTGGCGTCGACGGCCGGCTTCGCGCTCTCTGCCGTCGCGACGGGAGCGCTGATCATCCTCGCGCCACCAGTCGCTCACGGGCTGTCTCGGTGGATGCCGTATCCCCTCGCGCTCGTTCTCGCCGTCCCGCTGGCAGCGCAGTTGGCGTGCGGCCCGATCATCGCTCTCTTCGCCGATCACCAGTCACTGATCGGCGTCGTCGCGAACCTGCTGGCTGCGCCGGCGGCTCCCATCGCCACGGTCATCGGACTCCTCTCGTGTGTGACGATGTTCCTTCCGTGGCTGGCCGATCTGCTCGCCGCGACGGCGTGGCTTCCCTCCGCCTGGATCGCGACGACGGCCCAGGTGACGGCAGAGCTTCCTCTGGCGACGGTGGCGGTTTCGGCTGGCGTGCTGCCAGCGGTGGGCATCGCGCTGCTGAGTGCGGCGCTCGGCTGGCTGCTGATCAGGTCGCCGGAGGCGTATCCACGCTGGCTGCGAGCGGC
The DNA window shown above is from Microbacterium keratanolyticum and carries:
- a CDS encoding ComEC/Rec2 family competence protein, whose translation is MKGRDLRLLPVALCAWASALLCVFMPHLSATVMLVALGSAVVAGRAEWIRRRTRRGTARVWQRRLRAAAGMVVVCLAAVAGPALTVLIVSPERAQVAALEGATVDVVVEVLSNPSPGSDGRLWADAHAVAAARPGHGIQETSAPVRLGIAADAVEGGLAPGTQIRLRAEAKRAGPGERAVVVLFGQGSAVVADRGGFIPEQADRVRMALIERALRLPAPGAALLPGLAVGDTRAVDEKLNDAMLASGLSHLTAVSGSNCAIVTAAAFGVVALLGGGRTLRIIVAAVSLAGFVVLVTPEPSVIRAAAMAGVAMLSLLLGRPRAGFAVLLLAVTVLLIADPWLASTAGFALSAVATGALIILAPPVAHGLSRWMPYPLALVLAVPLAAQLACGPIIALFADHQSLIGVVANLLAAPAAPIATVIGLLSCVTMFLPWLADLLAATAWLPSAWIATTAQVTAELPLATVAVSAGVLPAVGIALLSAALGWLLIRSPEAYPRWLRAAALLIVAVATAGVTGGALVRGPLAPLSRPSDWSIAACDIGQGDAVIVRSAGQIALIDTGPDPATLRTCLESLGITRVDLLVLTHFDLDHGGGMEALRGRVDTVLHGPPTGSSDTRALENLRDAGATLHEAARGQTGQLGDASWRVLWPRAPEPVFPAGNDASVVWEISGGGVPRMLLLGDLSGEAQRLMQRVSAVRGPYVIVKVAHHGSADQDADLYAEAAARLAIFTVGADNSYGHPREQTLSMLEATGAVIARTDLQGQILISQTDEGLSIWTERELAPSSE
- a CDS encoding ComEA family DNA-binding protein, whose amino-acid sequence is MPTSPVLAPESPDDDEELAPAPRRFRLSVGAAVVVGLIVLSAIVGVALVQGQVRPAEAIEWDAVEENGAPRGAEAYVHVLGEVVNPGLYVLGADARVADALAAAGGTTETADLQSINLARLVSDGEQLVVAALGAPGAATVPGATSDGMIDLNTADSAALEELPRIGPAIAERIIAWREENGRFQSVDDLLAVPGIGEKLLAGLRSKVRV
- the leuS gene encoding leucine--tRNA ligase; translated protein: MSAHELQAKWQKYWAENETFLAGGEDDTRPRKYVLAMFPYPSGDLHMGHAENYLYSDVVARFWRHRGHNVLNPIGWDSFGLPAENAAIRRGADPREWTYQNIAQQKAAFQQYGVSFDWSRVLHTSDPEYYRWNQWLFLKMYERGLAYRKKSPVNWCPNDQTVLANEQVVDGRCERCGAEVVKKKLTQWYFKITDYADRLLDDLNQLEGFWPHKVLQMQRNWIGRSVGADVDFTIEGRDGAVTVFSTRPDTLHGATFFVVAPDSDLAAELAADAPEEVRARFTDYLTQVQKTSEIDRQSTDRPKTGVFLERYAINPVNGERLPIWAADYVLADYGHGAVMAVPAHDQRDLDFARAFDLPVKVVVDTTAPITGAMPVVEVDADGVPIDAAATLEEQHPAQTGVALVGDGRMINSGELNGLSKRTAIARTIEKLEAAGTGRAAKNYRLRDWLISRQRFWGTPIPMLHTQDGGIVPVSEEQLPVRLPSVEGLDLSPKGTSPLGAAESWVRTVDPTTGEPALRDPDTMDTFVDSSWYFLRFLSPGNEEAAFTPEDARRWAPVDSYIGGVEHAILHLLYARFLTKVLFDMGLVDFTEPFSSLINQGMVILNGQKMSKSKGNLVLFQQELEAHGADALRVGLAFAGPVEDDKDWADVSMTGAQKFLSRALRIAREVQSPVGAPFAQGDVTLRRVTHRLLADAPGLVEHTKFNVLVARLMDLVNSTRKAIDVGAGAADPAVREAAETVAVMLDLIAPHTAEEMWEALGHEPSVGLVVWRQPEADMLVEDTVTTAVQINGKVRSTLEVPARISDTELEALARADEKVQRALEGKEIVRVIVRAPKIVNFAVKG